Proteins encoded within one genomic window of Tidjanibacter massiliensis:
- the mnmD gene encoding tRNA (5-methylaminomethyl-2-thiouridine)(34)-methyltransferase MnmD, whose product METIHPEKVTTDDGTATLRHPLFGDTYHSLHGAATESEHVFIRNGLAAAGRNSVRILEAGFGSGLNAWLTLEYARRHGIRIDYRAVERYPVDAETACGLGYTEDTLFADLHRSAWDRELPLAEGFTLTKYAADLTEPGREWERYTYDLVYFDAFAPATQPEMWTADIFRRIFRILAPGGALVTYSARGTVKQALREAGFTVRRLPGAPGKHHMLRAEKPVEPPAGHPAE is encoded by the coding sequence ATGGAAACGATACACCCTGAAAAGGTGACGACGGATGACGGAACGGCAACGCTCCGTCATCCTCTTTTCGGCGACACCTACCACTCCCTGCACGGTGCAGCGACGGAGTCGGAACATGTCTTCATCCGCAACGGACTCGCCGCCGCAGGCAGGAATTCGGTACGGATACTCGAAGCGGGATTCGGCAGCGGCCTCAACGCCTGGCTGACGCTGGAGTACGCCCGACGGCACGGAATACGCATCGACTACCGTGCCGTGGAGCGCTACCCCGTGGATGCGGAGACGGCCTGCGGACTCGGCTATACGGAAGACACGCTCTTCGCCGACCTGCACCGCAGCGCATGGGACAGGGAACTGCCCCTCGCCGAGGGATTCACGCTGACCAAATACGCCGCCGACCTGACCGAACCCGGCCGGGAGTGGGAACGCTACACCTACGACCTGGTCTACTTCGATGCCTTCGCCCCCGCTACGCAGCCGGAGATGTGGACGGCCGACATCTTCCGACGCATCTTCCGCATACTCGCACCGGGAGGAGCCCTCGTAACGTACAGCGCCAGGGGAACGGTCAAACAGGCACTCCGCGAGGCGGGATTCACGGTGCGGCGGCTGCCCGGCGCCCCCGGCAAACACCATATGCTGCGGGCGGAAAAGCCGGTCGAGCCACCGGCAGGCCATCCTGCCGAATGA
- a CDS encoding cytidine deaminase, which produces MEKQYTFPYRQYTLPDGATPEERLLIEEARKAAQGAYAPFSGYRVGAAARLASGRIITAANQESEVFPAGLCAERVLLFSHLATDPEDRITALAIASVPDDTECCPCGGCRQVMLDTMRRQGTPFRIIMSSEQSATVVDSPACLMPFPFGL; this is translated from the coding sequence ATGGAAAAACAATACACATTCCCTTACAGGCAATACACCCTACCGGACGGCGCAACGCCGGAGGAGAGGCTCCTTATCGAAGAGGCCCGCAAAGCGGCCCAGGGCGCCTATGCCCCCTTCTCGGGCTACCGCGTTGGGGCCGCCGCCCGGTTGGCGAGCGGGCGGATAATCACCGCCGCGAACCAGGAAAGCGAAGTGTTTCCGGCGGGCCTCTGCGCCGAACGGGTGCTGCTTTTCAGCCACCTGGCCACCGACCCGGAAGACCGGATAACGGCTCTGGCCATCGCCTCCGTCCCGGACGATACGGAGTGTTGTCCGTGCGGCGGATGCAGGCAGGTAATGCTGGACACGATGCGGCGCCAGGGTACCCCCTTCCGCATCATTATGAGCAGCGAGCAGAGCGCCACGGTCGTGGACAGTCCCGCCTGCCTGATGCCTTTCCCTTTCGGCCTCTGA
- a CDS encoding RluA family pseudouridine synthase, whose protein sequence is MANDTFTGGFSAGDILYEDNHLIAVNKRAGQLVQSDTAGEPGLEEMIKAFIKERDGKPGEVFLGVAHRIDRPVSGAVLFAKTSKALVRLNEMLRDRSVKKIYWAITENIPEEPEGTLRHWMTRDGKTNRAHAYASPRGDAKEAVLRYRLLGGSKNYRLLEVELITGRHHQIRCQLAKAGCPIKGDLKYGAPRSNPGGGISLHSRSLSFVHPVRREPLTITAPVPKEDSLWSFFEKSQGGDE, encoded by the coding sequence ATGGCAAACGATACTTTCACGGGAGGATTCTCCGCCGGGGACATCCTCTACGAGGACAACCACCTCATCGCCGTCAACAAACGGGCCGGACAGCTCGTGCAGAGCGACACGGCGGGCGAACCGGGCCTCGAAGAGATGATAAAAGCCTTCATCAAGGAGCGCGACGGCAAACCGGGGGAGGTGTTCCTCGGCGTCGCCCACCGCATCGACCGGCCCGTCAGCGGTGCGGTACTCTTCGCCAAGACGAGCAAGGCGCTGGTAAGGCTGAACGAAATGCTGCGCGACCGCAGCGTAAAGAAAATCTACTGGGCGATAACGGAGAACATTCCGGAAGAACCGGAGGGTACGCTCCGTCACTGGATGACGCGCGACGGCAAGACCAACCGGGCACACGCCTACGCCTCGCCTCGCGGCGACGCCAAAGAGGCCGTGCTCCGCTACCGGCTTCTGGGCGGCAGCAAGAACTACCGGCTGCTGGAGGTCGAACTCATCACCGGAAGGCACCACCAGATTCGCTGCCAGCTTGCAAAAGCCGGGTGTCCGATAAAGGGCGACCTGAAGTACGGTGCACCGCGCTCCAACCCCGGCGGCGGCATCTCGCTCCATTCGCGCAGCCTCTCCTTCGTCCATCCCGTACGCAGGGAACCGCTGACGATAACCGCTCCCGTCCCGAAAGAGGACAGCCTCTGGAGTTTCTTTGAAAAGTCGCAGGGCGGAGACGAATAG
- a CDS encoding head GIN domain-containing protein: MKRIFTLLFCLLAAASATSGHTAERQDEACNTTHAADSSIRPAKKSVTQRREVRRFEEIAASSGITVLVRQADEWTVEVSADENIIDRVQTEVVGNTLRIRYRNNTSINGRHEPTVVRVSCPVLTNISATSGTDITFTNLFEGEALTVHATSAARIDGAIRYGSLMLSATSGADITLTGRSRHSTLTATSGANIDASALVSEEVSASATSGAHVKTYAHTRLTAKATSGAIVVYYGNPTQTDISATSGGSIRKRP, encoded by the coding sequence ATGAAAAGAATCTTCACCCTCCTTTTTTGCCTTCTGGCCGCAGCATCGGCGACCTCAGGTCATACGGCAGAGCGACAGGACGAGGCCTGCAACACTACCCATGCGGCCGACAGCAGCATCCGTCCCGCGAAAAAATCGGTTACCCAGCGCCGGGAAGTCCGCAGATTCGAAGAGATTGCGGCATCGTCCGGCATCACCGTACTGGTAAGACAAGCCGACGAGTGGACGGTGGAAGTCTCCGCAGACGAGAACATCATCGACCGCGTACAGACCGAAGTCGTGGGCAATACGCTCCGCATCCGCTACCGGAACAACACCTCCATCAACGGCCGGCATGAACCCACCGTCGTCCGCGTCTCCTGTCCGGTGCTTACGAACATCTCGGCCACCAGCGGAACGGACATCACGTTCACGAACCTTTTCGAAGGGGAAGCGCTGACCGTCCATGCCACGAGCGCCGCACGTATCGACGGGGCCATCCGGTACGGCAGTCTCATGCTTTCGGCCACCAGCGGCGCCGACATCACCCTGACGGGCCGCAGCAGACACTCCACCCTCACCGCAACGAGCGGTGCGAACATAGACGCATCGGCCCTCGTCAGCGAAGAGGTCTCGGCCTCTGCAACCAGCGGAGCACACGTCAAGACCTATGCACACACCCGGCTCACGGCAAAAGCGACGAGCGGCGCCATCGTAGTATATTACGGCAATCCGACACAGACCGACATTTCGGCCACCAGCGGAGGCAGCATCCGGAAACGGCCCTGA
- a CDS encoding helix-turn-helix transcriptional regulator, with protein sequence MKDVVIPYDLPDQENHSFFFIDQRVDVRMEAKLHRHDAWELYYVLQGYGARTAGDTLQPFAAGDVVLIPPSMHHHWDYAPSSADKEGCIRYLMVAFRHTLVQRCMEVFPELRNGLTGVVFPTEALKFGVRSSRIVRQALHKMNGLNELERLCEMFRLLPVIFTASDYSFAGKPVRMERDVRRMQQIHAYVMAHYIHPISLDDMAAETGMNRSAFCSYFKRCKGMTFSQFVTQYRLNTACELLKHSQKSISEVCYLVGFNDLPHFIRVFRKNIGTSPSQYRKRLQQT encoded by the coding sequence ATGAAAGATGTCGTAATACCGTATGACTTGCCGGACCAGGAAAATCATTCGTTCTTTTTTATAGACCAACGGGTGGATGTACGGATGGAAGCAAAACTGCATCGGCACGATGCGTGGGAACTGTACTATGTATTGCAGGGGTATGGGGCGCGAACGGCCGGAGACACGCTACAGCCCTTTGCGGCGGGAGATGTGGTGCTAATTCCGCCCTCCATGCACCATCATTGGGACTATGCCCCCTCTTCGGCTGACAAAGAGGGGTGTATCCGTTATCTTATGGTGGCTTTCAGGCATACCCTTGTGCAGAGGTGCATGGAGGTCTTTCCCGAATTACGGAACGGCTTGACGGGGGTCGTTTTCCCGACCGAGGCGTTGAAATTCGGCGTGCGAAGTTCCCGGATTGTCCGTCAGGCATTGCATAAAATGAATGGATTGAATGAATTGGAGCGGCTATGCGAAATGTTCCGCCTGCTGCCTGTCATCTTTACGGCATCGGATTATTCGTTTGCGGGCAAGCCGGTACGGATGGAACGTGATGTGCGCCGAATGCAGCAAATCCATGCTTATGTCATGGCACACTACATTCATCCAATATCATTGGACGATATGGCGGCGGAGACAGGGATGAACCGTTCCGCTTTCTGTTCCTATTTCAAGCGTTGTAAGGGAATGACATTCTCGCAGTTCGTGACGCAATACCGGCTGAACACTGCTTGCGAATTGTTGAAACACTCGCAGAAGTCCATATCCGAAGTGTGCTATCTCGTAGGATTCAATGATTTACCGCATTTTATTCGGGTCTTTCGGAAAAATATCGGAACGAGCCCGTCGCAATATCGGAAGCGATTGCAGCAGACCTGA
- a CDS encoding nitroreductase family protein, which translates to MEFYEVLEKRRTYRDFSDREVSDELLKRVIGAAFKAPTNDHLRQLEFIVVRGRENIARIITPLAKHMAAFKDLVFEADDSGDKDKRAMFADALPKQQKMLLDSGLLILPFFRQKQSPLLEPAEQSSLNYFASAWCAVENMLLAAAAEGLGTAFHIPVSDEAEMIKKIVGAPEDYEFTCLLTIGYPAENAFLPKQKEIDIEDRIHENIW; encoded by the coding sequence ATGGAATTCTATGAAGTATTGGAAAAACGCCGCACATACCGCGATTTCTCCGACCGCGAGGTCAGCGACGAGCTTCTGAAAAGAGTTATCGGTGCGGCATTCAAAGCCCCGACCAACGACCACCTGCGGCAGCTTGAATTCATCGTGGTGCGTGGTCGAGAAAACATTGCCCGGATAATCACTCCGCTTGCAAAGCATATGGCCGCATTCAAGGACCTTGTTTTCGAAGCGGACGATTCAGGCGACAAGGACAAGAGGGCGATGTTTGCCGATGCGCTGCCCAAACAACAGAAGATGCTTCTGGATAGCGGGTTACTTATTCTTCCGTTTTTTCGGCAAAAGCAAAGTCCCCTGCTGGAACCGGCAGAGCAAAGTTCGCTCAACTATTTCGCCTCCGCATGGTGCGCCGTGGAAAACATGCTGCTCGCCGCAGCCGCCGAAGGATTGGGAACGGCCTTCCATATACCCGTGAGCGACGAGGCCGAAATGATAAAGAAAATCGTAGGCGCTCCCGAAGACTACGAATTTACTTGTCTGCTTACAATAGGCTACCCCGCTGAAAACGCTTTTTTACCCAAACAAAAAGAAATCGACATCGAAGACAGAATACATGAAAACATTTGGTAA
- the mutS gene encoding DNA mismatch repair protein MutS — translation MAGKESEAKDRKYVETPLMKQYYSIKAVHGDAVLLFRVGDFYETFGEDAVRASRILGITLTRRANGAASYVELAGFPYHALDTYLPKLVRAGERVAVCEQLEDPKLVKGIVKRGVIELVTPGVVLSDNVLVNKENTFLASVHFGKKTTGVAFLDLSTGEFYVAEGRDDYVDKLLSNLAPKEIIYQRGWEERFTRAFGTRNYTYKLDEWVFAEDINREKLCKQFGTASLKGYGIDSMTSGISAAGAILYYLDFTEHKNVGHITGISRIDENAYVWIDRFTIRNLELFSSNSLRERCGFADVIDRTVTPMGGRLLKQWIALPIKDVARLNRRLDVVERFRGDDGLREEVGGILERITDLERLSSRIATQRITPREMVQLKLSLGAVADLRRVLLASDDAALASLAEGLDLCEEQRERIEKELFPDPQNNQIQKGGIIADGVDLELDDLRRIACHGKDVIAEIQRRESEATGIPSLKVSFNNVFGYYIEVRNTHKDKVPADWIRKQTLTSAERYITQELKEYEEKILGAEEKMLAIEQRIYAGLVEFLSRSIAAFQRDAAVVARADCLRSFAVMAAERGYCRPELSEDKVIDIRDGRHPVIETLMDVGQQYIPNDVYLDDTSQQIMMITGPNMAGKSALLRQTALIVLMAQMGSFVPASSAHIGVVDKIFTRVGASDNISQGESTFMVEMLESASIMNNLSDRSLILLDEIGRGTSTYDGMSIAWAMVEYIHNHPAARAKTMFATHYHELNELEELLPRVKNYNVSVKEVNRTILFLRKLVRGGTEHSFGIHVAKMAGMPVKVIERAEAILASLEGAGRAAAGAGEETGSDVREEAAVPAGVRAVAKPSGRGKGRKTSGAEEHLPGVQLSMFQLEDPVLVQIRDQIRGLDIDSLTPIQALNMLNDIKRITGL, via the coding sequence ATGGCAGGAAAGGAGAGCGAAGCGAAGGATAGGAAATATGTGGAGACGCCGCTGATGAAGCAGTACTACTCCATCAAGGCGGTGCATGGCGATGCAGTGCTGCTTTTCCGGGTGGGTGACTTTTACGAAACGTTCGGCGAAGATGCCGTTCGTGCGAGCCGTATTCTGGGTATTACTCTTACCCGCCGGGCGAACGGAGCGGCCAGCTATGTGGAGCTGGCCGGTTTTCCCTACCATGCGCTGGATACCTATCTGCCGAAACTCGTCCGGGCAGGGGAGCGGGTGGCCGTGTGCGAGCAGCTCGAGGATCCCAAGCTCGTCAAGGGAATCGTGAAGCGGGGAGTCATCGAACTGGTCACTCCCGGCGTGGTGCTGAGCGACAACGTACTCGTCAACAAGGAAAATACGTTTCTCGCATCGGTACATTTCGGGAAAAAGACCACGGGAGTGGCTTTTCTCGACCTTTCGACCGGGGAGTTCTACGTAGCCGAGGGGCGGGACGACTACGTGGACAAGCTCCTGTCCAATCTTGCCCCGAAGGAAATCATCTACCAACGGGGCTGGGAGGAGCGTTTCACTCGTGCGTTCGGTACCCGTAACTATACCTACAAACTCGACGAGTGGGTATTTGCCGAGGATATCAACCGGGAGAAGCTCTGCAAGCAGTTCGGTACCGCCTCGCTCAAGGGGTACGGCATCGACTCCATGACGAGCGGCATTTCGGCCGCAGGAGCCATTCTCTACTACCTGGATTTTACGGAACACAAGAATGTGGGCCACATTACGGGTATTTCGCGCATCGACGAGAACGCCTACGTGTGGATAGACCGTTTCACCATACGCAACCTCGAACTCTTTTCGTCCAACTCTCTGCGCGAGCGGTGCGGCTTCGCGGATGTCATCGACCGGACGGTCACTCCCATGGGCGGGCGTCTGCTCAAGCAGTGGATAGCGCTGCCGATAAAGGATGTCGCGCGGCTCAACCGTAGGCTCGACGTGGTGGAGCGGTTTCGGGGCGACGACGGGCTGCGGGAAGAGGTCGGCGGAATATTGGAACGGATAACCGACCTCGAAAGGCTTTCGTCGCGTATCGCCACCCAGCGCATCACGCCGCGAGAGATGGTGCAGCTCAAACTGTCGCTGGGAGCCGTGGCCGACCTGCGGCGGGTGCTCCTTGCCTCGGACGATGCGGCGCTGGCTTCGCTGGCCGAGGGGCTCGATTTGTGCGAGGAGCAGCGGGAGCGTATCGAAAAGGAGCTGTTTCCCGACCCGCAGAACAATCAGATACAGAAGGGGGGTATCATTGCCGATGGCGTGGACCTCGAACTGGACGACCTGCGCCGCATCGCATGCCACGGCAAGGACGTGATTGCCGAGATACAGCGGCGCGAGAGCGAGGCGACCGGTATCCCGTCGCTCAAGGTGAGCTTCAACAACGTCTTCGGCTACTATATCGAGGTGAGGAACACCCACAAGGACAAGGTGCCGGCCGACTGGATACGCAAGCAGACGCTGACTTCGGCCGAACGTTACATTACGCAGGAGCTCAAGGAGTATGAGGAGAAGATACTCGGTGCCGAGGAGAAGATGCTCGCCATCGAGCAGCGTATCTATGCCGGATTGGTGGAGTTCCTCTCCCGTTCCATCGCGGCGTTTCAGCGGGATGCGGCAGTGGTGGCGCGGGCCGACTGCCTGCGTTCGTTCGCCGTCATGGCGGCCGAACGGGGGTATTGCCGGCCGGAACTCTCCGAGGACAAGGTGATAGATATCCGCGACGGCCGCCACCCCGTCATCGAAACGCTCATGGACGTGGGGCAGCAGTATATCCCGAACGATGTTTATCTCGACGATACGTCGCAGCAAATCATGATGATAACGGGGCCCAACATGGCCGGTAAGTCGGCCCTGCTGCGGCAGACGGCCCTCATCGTGCTGATGGCGCAGATGGGCTCTTTCGTGCCCGCCTCGTCGGCCCATATCGGCGTGGTGGACAAGATATTCACGCGGGTGGGGGCGAGCGACAACATCTCGCAGGGAGAGAGTACCTTTATGGTCGAGATGCTTGAATCGGCCTCCATCATGAACAACCTCTCCGACCGCAGCCTCATTCTGCTCGACGAGATAGGCCGCGGAACGAGTACCTACGACGGCATGTCGATAGCTTGGGCCATGGTGGAGTATATCCACAACCATCCGGCCGCGCGGGCGAAGACCATGTTCGCCACCCACTACCACGAGCTCAATGAGCTGGAGGAGCTGCTGCCGCGGGTGAAGAACTACAACGTCTCGGTGAAAGAGGTCAATCGGACGATACTCTTCCTGCGCAAGCTGGTGCGCGGGGGAACGGAGCACTCGTTCGGTATCCATGTGGCCAAGATGGCGGGTATGCCGGTCAAGGTCATCGAACGGGCGGAGGCGATTCTCGCGTCGCTGGAGGGGGCCGGACGTGCCGCCGCAGGCGCAGGGGAGGAGACCGGGAGCGATGTGCGGGAGGAGGCTGCCGTACCGGCGGGCGTCCGGGCTGTTGCGAAGCCTTCGGGGCGCGGCAAGGGGCGGAAGACGTCAGGCGCCGAGGAACATCTTCCGGGCGTACAGCTCAGCATGTTCCAGTTGGAAGACCCCGTGCTCGTCCAGATACGCGACCAGATACGGGGGCTCGACATCGATTCGCTGACGCCCATTCAGGCGCTCAATATGCTGAACGACATCAAGCGGATAACGGGCCTTTGA
- a CDS encoding DUF4465 domain-containing protein has product MKRIFLFVAVAAAALSLGGCQRGGGGNAEPMNFKKLTNGKAVYRGEEAGLRHYAVTLWTNGHSTAAVDNYKDADISLALELVTAASGAEAQIASGEYLFSADAQAGVILASAQSTLSVFTEYSYGGDRQALSGGSVTVSFYNGKYEIKGSVTDVWDRVLEFTYYGEIAFEGTGPVEPETTTVTFEAAELSAATGTYSDILWGREQAAEVDGSQVYNGLLYTEGAASFGSYYAYDGTWESWGGFALSANRDLEDLGMDYSNQFSVYASDNTKFAVGYAFGDWGGEYGVPVIEFSEPVRLVSAEVANANKTYHYCVAHPRVGEEENEEALWVDLVVTGYDAAGTQTSTASFRLAEGEQVLGTWAGFDLSPLGEVSRVVFSIESNDVGEYGLNVPAFFCIDNIEMQ; this is encoded by the coding sequence ATGAAGAGGATTTTTCTATTCGTGGCGGTTGCGGCTGCTGCACTGTCGCTCGGCGGCTGTCAGAGGGGTGGCGGCGGAAATGCCGAACCGATGAATTTCAAGAAACTGACCAACGGCAAGGCGGTCTATCGGGGCGAGGAGGCCGGGTTGAGGCACTATGCGGTAACGCTCTGGACGAACGGACACAGTACGGCGGCGGTGGACAATTACAAGGATGCGGATATCTCCCTGGCGCTGGAGCTCGTGACGGCCGCCTCGGGAGCCGAGGCGCAAATCGCTTCCGGAGAGTACCTCTTTTCGGCCGATGCTCAGGCCGGCGTTATCCTTGCTTCGGCGCAGAGTACGTTGAGCGTCTTCACCGAGTACAGTTACGGCGGCGACCGACAGGCACTCTCCGGCGGCAGCGTGACGGTGTCGTTCTACAACGGGAAGTATGAGATAAAAGGCAGTGTAACCGACGTATGGGACCGGGTGCTGGAGTTCACCTACTACGGTGAGATAGCGTTCGAGGGGACGGGCCCCGTGGAGCCGGAAACGACGACGGTAACTTTCGAGGCGGCGGAGCTGTCCGCGGCGACGGGTACCTATTCCGATATCCTGTGGGGCCGGGAACAAGCCGCGGAAGTGGACGGTTCGCAGGTGTACAACGGCTTGCTTTATACGGAAGGGGCCGCTTCTTTCGGGAGCTATTATGCCTATGACGGAACGTGGGAGTCGTGGGGCGGTTTCGCCCTTTCGGCCAACCGCGACCTGGAAGACCTCGGCATGGATTATTCCAATCAGTTCAGCGTTTATGCATCGGATAACACTAAGTTCGCCGTCGGCTATGCGTTCGGCGACTGGGGCGGGGAGTACGGCGTTCCGGTCATCGAGTTCTCCGAACCGGTACGGCTGGTTTCCGCCGAGGTGGCCAATGCGAACAAGACCTATCACTATTGTGTGGCGCATCCGCGCGTAGGAGAAGAAGAGAACGAAGAGGCGCTTTGGGTCGACCTCGTCGTCACGGGGTACGATGCCGCGGGAACGCAGACCTCCACGGCTTCCTTCCGCCTGGCCGAAGGGGAGCAGGTACTCGGAACGTGGGCCGGTTTCGACCTTTCGCCGCTGGGAGAGGTATCGCGTGTGGTATTCTCCATCGAGTCCAACGACGTCGGTGAGTACGGTCTGAACGTACCTGCGTTCTTCTGTATAGACAACATCGAAATGCAATAA